In Stomatohabitans albus, one genomic interval encodes:
- a CDS encoding iron ABC transporter permease: protein MTAVSVVYSVNIGSEPLDSDAVWDVVRSHLTGVESQDKTVESIVWELRFPRAILSVVVGAGLGLAGCGMQTLVRNPLADPYLLGVSAGASVGATAVITFGIFSGFGLWAISVGALLGSIAAALSVYMVALAQGGLTPIRLVLSGVVLSAAFSAIASFLVFKGPDPRAAQSVLFWLLGSVSGAQWDKLAIPTATVILCFLLFILGHNWLDALAWGPDAAASLGIPVNRLRQGLFILLAVLVGVLVAVSGGIGFVGLVIPHLCRMVVGSLHRRLLPLAAAFGGFFLLWVDVVSRVVAAPAEVPLGVVTGIIGAPVFLFVMGRRSYGFGGAS from the coding sequence ATGACTGCGGTCAGCGTCGTTTACTCCGTCAATATCGGATCTGAACCACTTGATAGTGATGCCGTATGGGATGTAGTCCGTAGTCACCTAACAGGGGTAGAGAGTCAAGACAAAACAGTTGAATCAATCGTGTGGGAACTGCGGTTCCCGCGTGCCATTCTTTCTGTGGTTGTCGGTGCAGGCCTAGGCTTGGCTGGCTGTGGCATGCAAACCCTGGTCCGCAACCCCCTTGCTGACCCCTATCTCCTCGGTGTCTCTGCCGGCGCTTCGGTCGGGGCAACGGCAGTGATTACGTTCGGCATTTTCTCGGGCTTTGGATTGTGGGCTATTTCAGTGGGTGCACTCCTTGGGTCTATAGCTGCAGCCCTTTCCGTATATATGGTTGCGCTTGCCCAAGGCGGTCTCACGCCCATTCGATTGGTGCTCTCAGGCGTTGTCCTATCCGCTGCGTTTTCGGCGATCGCAAGTTTTCTTGTGTTCAAAGGCCCTGACCCTCGGGCAGCCCAATCCGTACTTTTTTGGCTCCTTGGGAGCGTTTCTGGAGCTCAATGGGACAAATTGGCTATCCCTACCGCAACGGTGATCCTCTGTTTCTTGCTCTTCATCCTCGGTCACAACTGGCTCGACGCACTGGCTTGGGGGCCTGACGCTGCAGCCTCCCTCGGTATCCCGGTCAACCGGCTTCGACAAGGCCTCTTTATTTTGCTCGCAGTCCTTGTTGGGGTCCTCGTCGCCGTTTCAGGTGGGATCGGGTTCGTTGGACTCGTCATTCCTCACCTCTGTCGCATGGTGGTCGGATCTTTACACCGACGGTTACTTCCTCTGGCCGCCGCCTTCGGTGGATTCTTCCTGTTGTGGGTGGATGTCGTTTCACGTGTCGTTGCCGCACCCGCAGAAGTACCGCTCGGGGTGGTCACCGGGATTATCGGTGCACCTGTCTTCTTATTTGTGATGGGTAGGCGAAGCTATGGATTTGGAGGCGCATCATGA
- the tpx gene encoding thiol peroxidase — protein MASLTFRGTPVNTNADFIAAGAVMPEVKVVTGTLDEIQANEVSSGTVILNIFPSIDTGVCATSVETFSSRAKEEDLSVINLSVDTPFAQERFAADNNIEGVTFGSFARNRDGLANLGALMVDGPLENFAARSVVVVKDGKVVYSQLVEEIAQEPDYDAAIAAATA, from the coding sequence ATGGCTTCACTTACGTTCCGGGGAACACCCGTCAATACGAATGCTGACTTTATTGCCGCAGGTGCAGTAATGCCAGAAGTCAAGGTGGTTACGGGCACGCTGGATGAAATCCAGGCAAATGAAGTTTCTTCTGGCACCGTCATTTTGAATATTTTTCCGTCCATCGACACCGGAGTGTGTGCAACAAGCGTTGAGACCTTTTCTAGCCGTGCCAAAGAAGAAGATTTAAGTGTTATCAATTTGAGTGTAGATACACCATTTGCGCAAGAACGGTTTGCAGCAGACAACAATATTGAAGGGGTCACGTTTGGGTCATTTGCCCGTAATCGTGACGGCCTTGCCAACCTGGGTGCATTGATGGTTGATGGTCCGCTCGAAAATTTTGCGGCCCGTAGCGTTGTCGTTGTTAAAGACGGCAAGGTTGTGTACAGCCAGCTTGTCGAAGAAATCGCTCAAGAACCTGATTATGACGCGGCCATCGCCGCCGCAACGGCCTAA